One window of the Oscillospiraceae bacterium genome contains the following:
- a CDS encoding FAD-dependent thymidylate synthase, whose product MSQKVILLAYTPEPEKTVASAAKLCYSSSGIVELKNGLDDEATAKFVKMLSSLGHDSPTEHASFTFGIEGVSRSLLAQITRHRIASFSVKSQRYVTEGCFEYVIPPEIEKIPEAKEEYIKAMEADQAHYDSLTKVLYEKHYKDFIAKGLSEKEASSKAEKMAIEDARYVLPNACETKMILTMNTRSLKNFFAHRCCNRAQWEIRELAEKMLMLVREVSPSLFATSGPACVSGKCPEGKMTCGQMEFMRNKYLGK is encoded by the coding sequence ATGTCACAAAAGGTAATATTGCTTGCATATACTCCCGAGCCCGAAAAAACAGTTGCATCAGCGGCAAAGCTTTGCTATTCATCATCGGGAATAGTGGAATTAAAAAACGGACTTGATGATGAGGCTACTGCAAAATTTGTAAAAATGCTCTCATCCTTGGGACACGACAGTCCCACAGAACACGCTTCCTTTACCTTCGGAATAGAGGGAGTTTCCCGTTCTCTTTTAGCGCAGATAACAAGACACAGGATTGCTTCCTTCAGCGTTAAGAGTCAGAGATATGTTACAGAGGGCTGTTTTGAATATGTAATCCCTCCTGAAATAGAAAAAATCCCCGAGGCAAAAGAGGAATATATAAAAGCTATGGAAGCTGACCAGGCGCATTATGACAGTCTTACAAAGGTTCTTTATGAAAAGCATTATAAAGATTTTATTGCTAAAGGCTTAAGTGAAAAAGAGGCTTCCTCAAAGGCTGAAAAGATGGCAATAGAGGATGCAAGATACGTGCTTCCTAACGCCTGCGAAACTAAAATGATACTTACTATGAATACCCGTTCTCTTAAAAACTTTTTTGCTCACCGTTGCTGTAACAGAGCACAGTGGGAAATAAGAGAGCTTGCTGAAAAAATGCTTATGCTTGTCAGAGAGGTTTCCCCTTCTCTTTTTGCGACAAGCGGACCTGCATGCGTATCGGGAAAATGTCCCGAAGGAAAAATGACCTGCGGTCAAATGGAATTTATGAGAAATAAATATTTAGGTAAATAG
- a CDS encoding WecB/TagA/CpsF family glycosyltransferase, translating into METKKIININVSNVDIEQATEEIFSLCDAPEASYVVTPNAEIAQRAYEDKEFEEIINNASVVIPDGIGVIIASKIVKNKLKGKLAGVELAAELLRKAGSRKFVFFGAGEGVAELAAQKVREKYPDIQIIKTINGYFENDEEKIKELAQLDADIIFVCLGAPKQEYFMAKAVSSLKRGVMIGLGGTLDVLAGTVKRSPKIFVKLNIEWLYRITMQPKRLIRAGKLPKYILTALKYRFLKK; encoded by the coding sequence ATGGAAACAAAAAAAATAATCAATATCAATGTTTCAAATGTTGATATAGAGCAGGCGACAGAAGAAATTTTTTCTCTATGTGATGCACCTGAAGCGTCATATGTAGTTACACCCAATGCCGAAATTGCCCAAAGAGCATATGAAGATAAAGAGTTTGAAGAGATTATAAATAATGCTTCCGTTGTAATTCCCGACGGTATAGGAGTTATAATTGCTTCAAAAATAGTAAAGAATAAGCTTAAGGGAAAATTGGCAGGAGTAGAGCTTGCGGCTGAACTTTTAAGAAAAGCGGGAAGCAGAAAATTCGTATTTTTCGGCGCCGGTGAAGGTGTAGCTGAGCTTGCGGCTCAAAAGGTCAGAGAAAAATATCCCGATATTCAGATAATAAAAACCATTAACGGCTACTTTGAAAATGATGAAGAAAAAATAAAAGAATTGGCACAGCTTGATGCGGATATTATTTTTGTTTGCCTCGGTGCTCCTAAACAGGAGTATTTTATGGCAAAGGCTGTTTCCTCTTTAAAAAGAGGGGTTATGATAGGTCTTGGAGGGACTCTTGACGTTCTTGCAGGAACGGTTAAAAGGTCTCCGAAAATTTTTGTAAAGCTTAATATCGAATGGCTTTACAGAATAACAATGCAGCCTAAAAGACTTATTCGTGCAGGAAAGCTCCCAAAATATATATTAACTGCATTAAAATACAGATTTTTAAAAAAATAA
- a CDS encoding amidohydrolase, with the protein MQIINAKIFTMVGGEFIENGFVSINDGIITAVGDMSEFEDNFDDKLDAAGKILVPGFIDAHTHVGMWEDSLGFEGDDGNEDTDPSTPHLRAIDAVNPFDRCFDDALRAGITTVLICPGSANPIGGQGVLMKTYGTTTESRLVNEASVMKMALGENPKSTYHSKNQTPVTRMATAAIIREQLSKAMRYKKDLETGINDEDCDEPELDIKCEALLPVLDGDMKLHIHAHRADDIMTALRICKEFSLEPVIVHVTDGEIIKNELKNANVAALCGPVLCDRSKPELKNLSPRTAAVLSENDVLTAIITDHPVIPIEYLPICAALCVKNGMDYMKALEAITINPAKILGIDKNVGSVEVGKSADIAIFDGDPLNIMSKCEYVFVNGEMTVFA; encoded by the coding sequence ATGCAGATAATCAATGCAAAAATATTTACAATGGTTGGCGGAGAATTTATCGAAAACGGCTTTGTCAGCATAAATGACGGCATAATTACCGCAGTGGGAGATATGTCGGAGTTTGAAGATAATTTTGACGATAAGCTTGATGCAGCGGGGAAAATACTTGTTCCCGGATTTATAGATGCGCATACTCACGTGGGTATGTGGGAGGACTCTTTAGGCTTTGAAGGAGATGACGGAAACGAGGATACCGACCCTTCAACCCCTCATCTCAGAGCAATTGATGCAGTAAATCCCTTTGACCGTTGCTTTGACGATGCGTTGAGAGCAGGAATTACCACTGTTTTGATATGTCCGGGAAGCGCAAATCCCATAGGCGGACAGGGTGTTTTAATGAAAACCTACGGAACAACCACCGAATCAAGACTTGTAAATGAAGCATCTGTTATGAAAATGGCATTGGGAGAAAATCCTAAAAGCACCTATCATTCCAAAAATCAGACTCCCGTTACAAGAATGGCAACGGCGGCAATAATAAGAGAACAGCTTTCAAAGGCTATGCGCTATAAAAAGGATTTAGAAACGGGAATAAATGACGAGGATTGTGACGAGCCCGAGCTTGATATTAAGTGCGAAGCTTTACTGCCCGTGCTTGACGGGGATATGAAGCTTCATATTCACGCTCACCGTGCCGACGATATTATGACAGCCTTGAGAATTTGCAAGGAGTTTTCTTTAGAGCCTGTAATAGTACACGTAACTGACGGAGAAATAATTAAAAATGAGCTGAAAAATGCCAATGTTGCAGCTCTTTGCGGTCCTGTACTGTGCGACCGTTCAAAGCCTGAGCTTAAAAATCTTTCCCCGAGAACAGCGGCAGTTCTTTCTGAAAATGATGTTTTGACAGCTATTATTACAGACCACCCCGTAATTCCTATTGAGTATTTGCCTATATGTGCCGCTCTTTGCGTTAAAAACGGAATGGATTATATGAAGGCTTTAGAGGCAATAACAATAAATCCTGCCAAAATATTAGGTATTGATAAAAATGTCGGCTCTGTGGAAGTGGGAAAAAGCGCCGATATAGCAATATTTGACGGCGATCCGTTAAATATAATGAGCAAATGCGAATACGTATTTGTAAACGGCGAAATGACCGTATTTGCATAA
- a CDS encoding UDP-N-acetylglucosamine diphosphorylase translates to MFDIENDAQRLEIIEKLRKSGVKIPCSDGIIIEKTIPIGKGTVILPGTIIMGESKIGENCVIGPNSYVCDTHIGDTVTFKASFTDKSTIDDEASIGPFSQLRPNSHIGKRVKIGDFVEVKNSTIDEKTSVAHLTYIGDSDVGSHCNFGCGTVTSNYDGKNKFRTTIGDNVFIGCNTNLIAPVTVESDSYIAAGSTITDTVPKDSLAIARSRQTIKEGWAKRNREK, encoded by the coding sequence ATGTTTGATATTGAAAATGATGCTCAGCGTCTTGAAATTATAGAAAAGCTTCGCAAAAGCGGAGTTAAAATTCCTTGCTCAGACGGAATTATTATTGAAAAAACAATACCTATCGGAAAAGGTACTGTTATTTTACCCGGCACTATTATTATGGGTGAAAGCAAAATCGGTGAAAACTGTGTTATAGGTCCTAACTCCTATGTCTGCGATACTCATATAGGAGATACTGTTACCTTTAAAGCTTCCTTTACCGATAAAAGCACTATTGACGATGAAGCAAGCATCGGTCCCTTTTCTCAGCTTCGTCCCAATTCCCATATAGGCAAGCGTGTAAAAATCGGCGATTTTGTTGAGGTTAAAAATTCAACTATTGACGAAAAAACCTCCGTTGCTCATTTAACCTATATAGGCGACAGCGATGTGGGAAGCCACTGTAATTTCGGTTGCGGAACAGTTACAAGCAATTATGACGGTAAAAACAAATTCCGTACCACCATTGGAGATAACGTATTTATCGGCTGTAATACAAATCTTATTGCCCCTGTTACAGTAGAAAGCGACTCCTATATTGCCGCAGGCTCTACAATCACCGATACTGTTCCTAAGGACTCTCTTGCAATTGCCCGTTCCCGTCAGACTATAAAAGAAGGCTGGGCAAAAAGAAACAGAGAGAAGTGA
- a CDS encoding SigmaK-factor processing regulatory BofA — MRILKTAIIVAACLLAVGGITYLIIKKPSVIKSAFYGLIGLLAVNLSSIFTGVGIGINLLTLAFTLTLGLPGVVLMLILKLI; from the coding sequence GTGAGAATATTGAAAACTGCCATTATTGTCGCCGCCTGTCTGCTTGCCGTTGGCGGCATTACATACTTGATAATTAAAAAGCCATCTGTAATCAAAAGTGCCTTTTACGGTCTGATAGGCCTTTTAGCTGTAAATTTATCCTCTATTTTCACAGGTGTAGGGATAGGAATAAACCTTTTGACATTAGCCTTTACCCTTACTCTCGGGCTTCCCGGCGTTGTTCTTATGCTTATTCTAAAATTGATTTAG
- a CDS encoding NUDIX hydrolase, translating into MNLIEKTLGKEYKYKGRIINLRVDDIELPDKQKATREVIEHNGGVSVVAVTENNEILLVKQYRYPYSEVITEIPAGKLNKGEDLLECAKRELAEETGATAKEWEFLGEVYPTPAYCEEILYIYMAQDLSFGEQNLDEDEFLEVMRLPISEAKRKALSGEFKDAKTIVGILRACDRLNQF; encoded by the coding sequence ATGAACCTTATTGAAAAAACGCTTGGAAAAGAATACAAATACAAGGGCAGAATAATAAACTTAAGAGTAGACGATATAGAGCTTCCCGATAAGCAAAAAGCGACGAGGGAAGTAATTGAGCATAACGGCGGTGTAAGCGTTGTAGCTGTAACTGAGAACAATGAAATTCTTCTTGTAAAGCAGTACAGATATCCTTACAGCGAAGTGATAACAGAAATCCCCGCAGGTAAGCTCAACAAAGGAGAGGACCTTCTTGAGTGCGCAAAGCGTGAGCTTGCGGAGGAAACGGGAGCAACAGCAAAAGAGTGGGAATTTTTAGGTGAAGTTTATCCCACTCCTGCTTACTGTGAAGAAATATTATATATTTATATGGCACAGGATTTATCCTTCGGAGAGCAAAATTTAGATGAAGATGAATTTTTAGAGGTTATGAGACTTCCTATAAGTGAGGCAAAAAGAAAGGCTCTTTCGGGAGAATTTAAAGATGCAAAAACAATAGTGGGTATTTTGCGTGCCTGCGACAGACTAAATCAATTTTAG
- a CDS encoding DUF2508 family protein translates to MNFSFSDFLNDNKKEKKQDIKKELEELKIMLDSAKNRFSEAYDSDLAEACIFEINSLNARYRYLLKCAKTDASA, encoded by the coding sequence ATGAATTTTTCTTTTTCCGATTTTTTAAATGACAACAAAAAAGAAAAGAAACAAGACATTAAAAAAGAGCTTGAAGAACTCAAAATAATGCTCGATTCTGCCAAAAACCGTTTTTCTGAAGCTTACGATTCCGACCTTGCAGAAGCGTGTATCTTTGAAATCAATTCACTCAATGCACGCTATCGCTATCTTCTCAAATGCGCAAAAACCGATGCCAGCGCATAA
- a CDS encoding DUF2156 domain-containing protein, with the protein MLSFKRLALEDAPIIRAFFEKYPSKQCDNTVGASLMWRDYFKTSYAIYENTIIFKTEYSENKTAFTVPVGENREQALEQIQRFCEDNNIPVVFFSVTLEDLEFLKGFFKNCKETLNREWSDYIYNMSDLSTFKGKKFNGQRNHINKFKSLHPDYSFVEITKDNLNDIKEFFKKFTDLREMNGTETEESQKVLEVLDNFEIYKLTGYALKVGENIVAFSMGEVIGDVLFVHIEKADISYRGAYQMTVKEFASRFENMATLINREDDSGDMGLRTSKLSYQPCEILDKYTVEIL; encoded by the coding sequence ATGCTTTCTTTTAAAAGATTAGCTTTAGAAGATGCTCCCATAATAAGAGCTTTTTTTGAAAAATATCCCTCAAAGCAGTGTGATAACACAGTAGGCGCTTCTCTTATGTGGAGAGATTATTTTAAAACAAGCTATGCAATATATGAAAATACAATTATTTTTAAAACAGAGTATTCTGAAAATAAGACAGCCTTTACTGTGCCTGTAGGAGAGAACAGAGAACAGGCATTAGAGCAGATACAGAGATTTTGCGAAGATAATAATATTCCTGTTGTTTTTTTCTCTGTAACTCTGGAGGACTTGGAATTTCTTAAAGGCTTTTTTAAAAATTGCAAAGAAACTTTGAATCGGGAATGGAGCGACTATATATACAATATGTCAGACCTTTCCACCTTTAAGGGAAAGAAGTTCAACGGTCAAAGAAACCATATCAATAAATTCAAAAGTCTTCATCCCGATTATTCCTTCGTTGAAATAACAAAGGATAATCTTAACGATATAAAAGAATTTTTTAAGAAATTTACTGATTTAAGAGAGATGAACGGCACCGAAACAGAGGAGAGCCAAAAGGTCTTAGAGGTGCTTGACAATTTTGAAATCTACAAATTAACAGGCTACGCTTTAAAGGTAGGAGAAAATATAGTTGCTTTTTCTATGGGTGAGGTAATAGGGGACGTTTTGTTTGTCCATATTGAAAAGGCAGATATTTCTTACAGAGGCGCATATCAAATGACGGTCAAGGAATTTGCAAGCCGTTTTGAAAACATGGCTACGCTTATTAACCGTGAAGATGATTCGGGAGATATGGGGCTAAGAACGTCCAAGCTGTCATATCAGCCCTGTGAAATTTTAGATAAATACACAGTGGAAATTCTGTAG
- a CDS encoding VWA domain-containing protein, with protein MKKTRKIFAILICAIAVLLCACSKQSNSFELFDAGDETIIATDGEATDESYEYTEDIATEDFAADTKEVIGENGNSSQGQSEITAGTLTAGQWNDNLNFDFFKALLQKEEWNKMMTQWNINPTLRYAVDTGVKNAKVVLYDEQGSAIWKAVTDAKGKAYLFYDVFSKSNTKPQKIIAYSSDESVSYTINGNEENNEIKLDLKAQNEKTKKLDLMLTIDTTGSMGDELEYLKKELQSVVSAVASQNSELQIRLSVNFYRDTQDIYVVRAFPFTEDINKAVKNLNAQFSGGGGDTPEAVDEALADSIFGHEWEKESVKIMFLVLDAPAHYERKEVRESLAKSIKEASSMGIRIIPIASSGVDENTEFSLRCLSTLTGGTYTFLTNHSGIGNDHLEPTIGQYNVEKLNELMTKIINEYCA; from the coding sequence ATGAAAAAGACAAGAAAAATTTTCGCAATCCTTATTTGTGCTATAGCTGTGCTTTTGTGCGCCTGTTCAAAGCAGAGTAATTCTTTTGAGTTATTTGACGCAGGAGATGAAACTATTATCGCCACTGACGGAGAAGCTACCGATGAGAGCTATGAATATACAGAGGACATAGCTACAGAGGATTTTGCCGCAGATACAAAAGAGGTAATCGGAGAAAACGGTAATTCTTCTCAAGGACAAAGTGAAATTACAGCAGGAACTTTAACTGCGGGACAATGGAACGACAATCTGAACTTTGACTTTTTTAAAGCCCTGCTTCAAAAAGAAGAATGGAATAAAATGATGACTCAGTGGAACATAAATCCCACCCTTCGTTATGCTGTTGATACGGGAGTAAAAAATGCAAAGGTTGTGCTGTACGACGAGCAGGGGAGCGCAATATGGAAAGCTGTTACAGATGCTAAGGGGAAAGCCTATCTTTTTTATGATGTTTTTTCAAAAAGTAATACTAAGCCTCAAAAAATAATTGCCTATTCTTCAGATGAAAGCGTAAGCTATACAATAAACGGCAACGAAGAAAACAATGAAATAAAGCTTGATTTAAAAGCTCAAAATGAAAAGACAAAAAAGCTTGACCTTATGCTGACAATCGACACCACAGGCTCTATGGGAGATGAGCTTGAATACCTCAAAAAAGAGCTTCAAAGCGTTGTTTCTGCTGTTGCAAGTCAAAACAGCGAGCTTCAAATAAGATTAAGCGTTAACTTTTACAGAGACACTCAGGATATATATGTAGTAAGAGCCTTTCCTTTTACAGAGGATATAAACAAAGCTGTTAAAAACCTAAATGCGCAATTCAGCGGTGGCGGCGGAGATACTCCCGAGGCTGTTGACGAAGCCTTGGCGGACAGCATATTCGGACACGAATGGGAAAAAGAGTCTGTAAAAATTATGTTTTTAGTGCTTGATGCTCCTGCCCATTATGAAAGAAAAGAGGTCAGAGAAAGCCTTGCTAAAAGCATTAAAGAGGCTTCAAGTATGGGGATAAGAATAATCCCCATAGCTTCCAGCGGAGTTGATGAAAATACCGAATTTTCTTTGAGATGCCTTAGCACGCTGACAGGCGGTACCTATACCTTTTTGACAAATCACAGCGGAATAGGAAATGACCACTTGGAGCCTACAATAGGTCAATACAATGTTGAAAAACTTAATGAACTTATGACAAAAATAATAAACGAATATTGTGCATAA
- a CDS encoding CapA family protein, with protein sequence MKKIFVLLVAVLILFCSCSQSIPADVDLGNENVSTEPQKPEIPKDTEIKISFYGDLLIHDTVFKAAKQADGSYNFENQFSSIGPYLKRSDAVVGNLETTFAGADRGYTGYPCFNAPEDMRFYMRDTLGTTLIASANNHCLDRGYSGLVKTIEYLDDAGIAHTGTYVTEEESLKTTIIDIKGIKVGFVNYTYGTNGINPPSDKKFCVNYIDEEKIKNDAQKTREEGAEYIICVIHWGNEYQREPSSTQKKLAKWIFENTEVDTIVGHHPHVVQPIEEIVYEKDSQEKTGIVAYSLGNFTSDQTKVDTDWGLVVTIGIKKNGVTGKISMNNYSYFPSYTDKSPRTPYHFRILNVFEGIDMYENRGDKYINATEYNRLKEIRDESPDVSRTAFVKLDTEFFNAQ encoded by the coding sequence ATGAAAAAGATATTTGTTTTGCTTGTTGCGGTTTTAATACTGTTTTGCTCCTGCTCTCAAAGCATTCCCGCAGATGTGGATTTGGGAAATGAAAATGTAAGCACTGAGCCTCAAAAGCCCGAAATCCCTAAGGACACTGAAATTAAAATAAGCTTCTACGGAGATTTGCTTATTCACGATACTGTTTTTAAGGCTGCAAAGCAGGCAGACGGAAGTTATAATTTTGAAAATCAGTTTTCATCAATAGGCCCTTACTTAAAAAGAAGCGATGCAGTAGTGGGTAATCTTGAAACTACCTTTGCAGGCGCGGACAGAGGATATACAGGATATCCTTGCTTTAACGCTCCTGAGGATATGAGATTTTATATGAGAGATACCTTGGGCACAACCTTAATTGCAAGTGCAAACAATCACTGTCTTGACAGAGGTTATTCAGGACTTGTAAAAACTATAGAGTATCTTGACGATGCAGGTATTGCCCATACGGGTACATATGTAACCGAGGAGGAAAGCCTTAAGACTACGATAATAGACATAAAGGGAATAAAGGTAGGCTTTGTAAACTATACCTACGGAACAAACGGAATAAATCCACCCTCTGACAAAAAGTTTTGTGTTAATTATATAGACGAAGAAAAAATTAAAAATGATGCTCAGAAAACAAGAGAAGAGGGCGCAGAGTATATTATCTGTGTAATCCATTGGGGCAACGAATATCAGAGAGAGCCTTCAAGCACTCAGAAGAAGCTTGCAAAATGGATATTTGAAAACACAGAGGTAGACACTATTGTAGGACATCATCCCCACGTTGTTCAGCCTATTGAAGAAATTGTTTATGAGAAAGATTCTCAGGAAAAAACGGGCATTGTTGCCTATAGCTTAGGTAACTTTACCTCAGACCAGACAAAAGTTGATACTGACTGGGGTCTTGTAGTAACTATCGGAATTAAAAAGAACGGTGTTACAGGTAAAATTTCAATGAATAATTACAGCTATTTCCCAAGCTATACAGATAAAAGTCCGAGAACACCGTATCATTTCAGAATATTAAATGTTTTCGAAGGAATAGATATGTACGAAAACAGGGGCGATAAATATATAAATGCTACAGAATATAACAGGCTTAAAGAAATACGTGACGAAAGTCCCGATGTTTCAAGAACTGCTTTTGTAAAGCTTGATACTGAGTTTTTTAATGCTCAATAA
- a CDS encoding ABC transporter ATP-binding protein translates to MISLKNIKKSYNLGSERVDALAGVSFELKNGEMAAIVGASGSGKSTLMNIIGCLDSSDSGEYFLNGYDISKTSEAQKARIRSNEIGFVFQSFNLLEHLTAVENVELPMIYAGISAAQRRSRAIELLKKVGLENRINHRPNQLSGGQQQRVSIARALSNNPNIILADEPTGALDSKSGAEIIDILSFLNQKGKTVIIITHDMKVASNAKKIFTMADGKIMAEKI, encoded by the coding sequence ATGATATCTTTAAAAAACATTAAGAAAAGCTATAATTTAGGTTCGGAAAGAGTTGATGCGCTGGCAGGAGTTTCTTTTGAGCTTAAAAATGGGGAAATGGCGGCAATTGTAGGAGCTTCGGGAAGCGGAAAAAGTACGCTTATGAATATTATAGGCTGTCTTGACAGCTCCGACAGCGGAGAATATTTTTTGAACGGATATGACATTTCAAAAACAAGCGAAGCTCAAAAGGCAAGGATAAGAAGTAATGAAATAGGCTTTGTTTTTCAAAGCTTTAATCTTTTAGAGCATCTGACGGCGGTAGAAAACGTTGAATTGCCTATGATATATGCGGGAATAAGCGCAGCTCAAAGACGAAGCAGAGCAATAGAGCTTTTAAAAAAAGTAGGTCTTGAAAACAGAATAAACCACCGTCCCAATCAGCTTTCAGGAGGACAGCAGCAAAGGGTATCAATAGCAAGGGCTTTATCCAACAATCCCAATATAATTCTGGCAGACGAGCCCACAGGCGCTCTTGACTCAAAAAGCGGCGCCGAAATTATAGATATACTTTCCTTTCTCAACCAAAAAGGAAAAACCGTTATAATTATAACTCACGATATGAAAGTGGCATCAAATGCAAAAAAGATATTTACAATGGCAGACGGAAAAATAATGGCTGAAAAAATTTGA
- the mraZ gene encoding division/cell wall cluster transcriptional repressor MraZ, translated as MSFMGKYFHTLDAKGRVIIPAKYREELGEGFVVTKGSGRYLDIYPASQWAILKEKIDLISGTKGKELRRHFYSNAIDGEYDKQGRIIIPQDLREYAMLDKEIVIAGVSKNCEIWDKNSWNEHYGNDIQVNIEALIDDNDLDI; from the coding sequence ATGTCATTTATGGGAAAGTATTTTCATACCCTTGATGCCAAGGGCAGAGTAATTATTCCCGCTAAGTATCGTGAAGAGCTGGGAGAGGGCTTTGTAGTAACAAAGGGCTCGGGAAGATATCTTGATATTTATCCTGCTTCTCAGTGGGCAATTCTCAAAGAAAAGATAGATTTGATAAGCGGAACCAAGGGTAAGGAGCTTCGCCGTCATTTTTATTCAAATGCCATAGACGGTGAGTATGACAAGCAGGGCAGAATAATTATTCCTCAGGATTTGAGAGAGTATGCAATGCTTGATAAAGAGATAGTAATTGCAGGTGTTTCCAAGAACTGTGAAATCTGGGACAAAAACTCCTGGAATGAGCATTACGGAAATGATATACAGGTAAATATTGAAGCCCTTATAGACGATAACGATTTGGATATATGA
- a CDS encoding AI-2E family transporter: MSNKKIWIITIFMIVIGALFIAVAPAFPPFIIAAFLAFILNPAVKYFEKILKVKKWLAILIVFVLLIGVLTLSVVLLVPIISTEINAFLDSVPELTQRATVFATDVKTFLAEKNVPDYIVNAIDGISVTLLDEVAKFLTKLLGLLMGWISQIFDIIVIGVSLVYFLADGEKIITRIFNRIPQKYSDIGRKFFYDAINRMKAYLKTQVIISLLTGLIIGIALAILGVKYVLILALLTFVLNFIPYFGSIIAGVISALVPLLTGQGWILALITALTCLIIQQFTGNILTPKLQAKSSGLHPITVLFSVIACNLLFGTVGMFFAVPIAGVVKVVLTDSMEIIGKIE; this comes from the coding sequence ATGTCAAATAAAAAAATCTGGATAATTACAATATTTATGATTGTTATAGGAGCGCTTTTTATTGCAGTCGCTCCTGCATTTCCGCCCTTTATAATTGCGGCTTTTCTTGCTTTTATTTTAAATCCTGCCGTAAAATATTTCGAGAAAATTCTCAAGGTTAAAAAGTGGCTTGCCATACTTATTGTATTTGTTTTGCTGATTGGAGTTTTAACTCTGTCGGTGGTTTTGCTTGTTCCTATTATAAGCACTGAAATAAACGCTTTTTTAGACAGTGTTCCCGAGCTTACCCAAAGAGCAACCGTTTTTGCAACAGACGTTAAGACCTTTCTTGCAGAGAAAAATGTTCCTGATTATATTGTCAATGCAATTGACGGTATTTCCGTTACACTTTTGGACGAGGTTGCGAAATTCTTAACTAAGCTTTTAGGCTTGCTTATGGGCTGGATATCTCAGATTTTTGATATCATAGTAATAGGTGTCAGCCTTGTTTATTTCCTGGCAGACGGAGAAAAAATAATTACACGCATTTTCAACCGTATTCCGCAAAAATATTCCGATATAGGAAGAAAGTTTTTCTACGATGCAATTAACAGAATGAAGGCATATTTAAAAACTCAGGTTATTATTTCGTTGCTTACAGGCTTGATTATCGGAATAGCCTTGGCAATATTAGGCGTTAAGTATGTTTTGATTTTAGCCTTGCTGACCTTTGTTTTGAATTTCATCCCCTATTTTGGTTCCATTATTGCGGGAGTTATTTCCGCCTTGGTGCCGCTTCTTACTGGACAGGGCTGGATTCTTGCTTTGATTACTGCTCTTACCTGTCTTATAATTCAGCAGTTTACAGGAAATATTTTAACTCCTAAGCTTCAGGCAAAAAGCAGCGGACTTCACCCAATTACCGTTCTTTTCTCGGTTATAGCCTGCAATTTGCTTTTCGGTACGGTGGGGATGTTTTTTGCAGTGCCCATAGCAGGCGTTGTAAAGGTTGTTCTTACTGACAGTATGGAGATTATAGGAAAGATAGAATAA